Below is a window of Planctomycetia bacterium DNA.
CGGCAATTGATGCACATCCCGCCGGGCGAACTGCCGATCATAGGGAAGCTCCGAAACTCATTGAGGCAGCCGGATCATGATCAACTTCCTGCTCAATATCTTGTTTCAACTCAAAGACTTGCCCGGATTCCGTTTCCTGGGTCCCTACTATTCCAACCTGTTCGGCAAAGTGCAGAGTGTTTTGGATAAGAAGGGGGATATGGAAGAAGAAATGGGGGGCATGCTGACCGGCGTAAAAGTCTTGAAGAACGCCCCGAAAGCCGCCATGGGGGCCAAAGGCTCGAAGAAACGGAACTAGCCGCGGCGACCTCGAACGACCCAAGGACGGATCCGTACGGTCGAGTTTCTTTGCATCTCTTCCGAATACCGTCTCCGAATATCGATGTTCGGCAGTGCCATGAAGTTAGAGCCGCCACTCGCAAACTTGATTGCCCGATGCCAGACGATTTGTGTGGCCGAGTGCTGTGGAGTGGATGCGTATGACTTTTCACCCATCCAGATCGCGTCATATCTGACGATGTATCGAGGAGCGCCGGATGACTCAGATGTTCAGACGTTACGCGGCCAAATCGACGCGTTGCGGGCGAATTACGGAGTTGCGGGTGCAAGTAGCCAAGGGGTGAGCCTTGAGGAGATGAATCAGGGATTTAGCGGCGAGCAGATAGAGGGACTTGCAAGCGAACTGTTGGCAAATCTAGACGTTGCCTTGAGCTTGATTGAGAAGAGTGAAGGACTACGATACAGAACCGCTTAACCATGCGCTGCAGCCAACGACGGCATCGCGTCACTTTTGCATCAGTGCGTCACCTGGCGGCCGCCGTTGAGTGTGGGGTGGCCGCTCCGCCTGGACGATCCCGTTCGACAGCCGAGCGAATTCCTGTCATCTTCTCTCCTGAATCGGTTTCTCTATATCATCGGGCCGAATGTCGAACAGAGATCGCCGGCGATATACCGTCGAAACCAACTTGGACGTGGGACGACTGAATGAGCGTGCATGAAATCACCACGGCCGTCTCAGGCACGACCTTTTTCTTTTGGCGCATGCACGTTCGCGAGGAATTGGGTCGGCCGTTCCAGCTCGATCTGGAAATGTTCTGCGAAAAGGCCGACGTCTCGGCCGAGAAAATGCTCGGCACCACGGCGACCTTGAAGATCACGAAGCCCGGCGGCGGCGAGCGCTATTTCAACGGTCTCGTCAGTCGCTTCGCCTATGCCGGCAACCGAGGCCGATACCAAGTCTATCACCTCACGCTCCGCCCCTGGCTCTGGTTCCTCACCCGCACCAGCGACTGCCGCATCTTCCAACAGATGAAGGTGCCCGACATTATCGAGAAGGTGTTTCGCGATAAGAACGGCTTCACCGACTTCAAACGTTCGCTGAGCGGCACCTATCGCAACTGGGAGTATTGCGTCCAGTATCGCGAAAGCGATTTCGACTTCGTTAGCCGGTTGATGGAGCAAGAAGGGATCTACTACTACTTCGAGCATGTGGACGGCAAACACACGCTCGTGCTCGCCGACTCTCCAAACGCCCACTCCACGATGGACGGCGGCGGCGAGCTCCCGTATCGGGGCGGCGGCGACGGCCGGATCGGCCAAGACCATCTCCACGAATGGCTCCGGTACCAAGAAGTGCAAACGGCAGCGTACGTCATTCAAGACTACGACTTCAAGAAACCCAAGGCCGACCTCGAAGTTCGTTCGCAGGTGACGCGGCAACATGCCTTAGCGTCGTACGAAGCCTACGACTATCCCGGCGAATACGTCGAGACGGCAGAAGGAACGGAATACGTCAAGGCACGGATCGAAGAACTGCAATCGCAACATCTGCGCGGCGTCGGCGTCGGCTCTTCCTACGATGTTGCGGTCGGCAAAAAGTTTAAGCTCGTCGACTTCGCCCGCGCCTCGGAAAACATCGAGTATCTCGTCGTCGCGGCCGACTACCAGATCGAGTCGGGCGAGGTCGAGCAGTTCTCCGCCGATTCGCAAAACCGCTTCGATGTGAAGCTCGAAACCATCGACGCCGCGCAGTCGTTTCGCGCGCGCCGCACCACGCAAAAGCCGGTCGTCGCCGGGCCGCAAACGGCCGTCGTCGTCGGCAAGTCGGGCGAAGAAATCTGGACCGATAATTACGGCCGCGTGAAGGTCCAGTTCTATTGGGACCGCGAAGGGAAGAACGACGAAAATAGTTCCTGCTGGATTCGGGTCGCGCAAGTTTGGGCCGGGAAAACCTGGGGCGCCATCCACATCCCGCGCATGGGCCAAGAGGTGATCGTCGAGTTTCTCGAAGGAGATCCCGACCGCCCGATCATCACCGGCCGAGTGTACAACAACGACGAGATGCCCCCTTACGCGCTCCCCGACAACGCCACGCAAAGCGGCATCAAGAGCCGATCGTCGAAGGAAGGGACCGCCGAAAACTTCAACGAGCTCCGCTTCGAAGATAAGAAGGGAGAAGAAGAGGTCTACTTCCACGCCGAGAAGAACTTCAATCGGGTCGTCGAAAACAACGACACCTTGAAAGTCGGCTTCATCAAGAAAGATAAGGGCGACCAGACGGTCGAGATTCACAACAACCAGAAGACGGTCATCGGCAACAGCGAATCGGAAGACGGCAGCCAAACGATCGAAGTCTGGAAGAACCGCACCGAGACCGTAAAAGAAGGGGACGAAACCGTCACCGTCTCGAAGGGGAATCGGGTCGTCACGATCAGCAAGGGAAACGAGACCCTGCTGGTTTCCGAAGGGAACCGCGAGGCGACCGTCAGCAAGGGGAACGACACCCTCACCGTGAGCACGGGCAACCTGACGATCAAGGTCGCCGCCGGCAAGGTGGAGATGGAAGCCGCGGTCTCGATCGAACTGAAGTGCGGCGCGAGCTCGATCAAGATCGAGCCGGCGAAGATTACGCTCCATGCGGCCGAGATCGCCGTAACGGGCGACGCTAAGGTCGCCGTCGCCGCCGCGATGGTCGACGTCAGCGGCTCGGGCATGGTGAAGATTGCGGGGGGCATCGTCAAAATCAACTGACGCGCACTATGAAAGCCTCGCTCGAAGTCCTTATCGCCGATCGAGTCGTGCGGCGCATTGAATTGCGCGAAGGACAGGTCGTGCAATTCGGCCGAACCGATTGGGCCGATTTCAGCTTCCGCGACGATGCCGCGATGGCCGACGTCCACTTCGCGATCGAATGCCGCCACGACGCCTGCCGCCTCAAAGCCCTCGTCACCGATCGCGACACGCTCGTGAACGGCGAAAAGGTCGAAGAGGCCGTGCTCCACACCGCCGACCGCATCAGCGCCGGTCTGTCGACTTTCCTCGTCACGATCGAAGGCGAAGCCGCTCCGCTCGGCGCGATCGTCGCCGGTGCGGCCATCGCCGCCACGCCGCCGGCAACCGACTTCGTGAACCTTTGCAGATACCTCGGGCTCGACGAAGCGCTGCCGTTTGCCGAGACCAAGCCGCATCAATCGCGCGACGAGTTGCTGCAAGCTTTGATCGCCGCGCAACAATATTCCGCCGCCGCGCGGCTCTATGCCCACTGGTTGCCGAAGCCCGCGGCCGTCTGGTGGGGCTGCCTCTGTGTGCGCGAATCGTGCGGCAACGCGCTCCCGAAGCCACAAGAGTCGGCCTGGGAAGCGGCTAAGAATTGGGTCGGCAAGCAAGACGAGGCGACCCGTCGCGAAGCCGAAAATGCCCTGGAAATGGCCGCCTATTCGGGCCCCGGCGGCATGCTGGCATCGGCAGCATTCGCCACCGGCGGCAGTATCGCTCCGGCAGGCTTGGAAGATCTCCCGCCCGACCCGCGCATGACGGGCCATGCCGTGCGCACGGCCTTGATCTTCGCTTCGGTCTTCGGCGACGCACGGCAAGCGCCGGCCCGTTGGCGCTGGTTTTTGGTATTGGCAGCGGAAGTGACCGCCGGGAAAATCACGCTGCCCGAAGCCCGCTGAGCCTATCGCTTGCCGTGGCTGAGAGCGAATCCGCGCCGCAACCGGCGCGCCTCGCTGTGCCTCGCCTTCTCTCTCGGAAACCGAATTTTCGCATGGCCCGTGCCCTGAAGAAGCCCGCCGAACTGCGCGACTCCTGGCGGCCGCGCCTCGGAACCGACCGGCAAGGACGCTGGCTCCGCTTCGGCCGCCGGCTCGGCATGACGTTTCTCGTCGGGCTCCTGTTCGCCGCGATGTACTACGCCCTCTTCAGCCCCTTCTGGCATCCGCACACGCACCTGATCACTGCCGGCGTCGAACGCTTTCGCGACACAGCCTCGCCGGCGCTCGAGTTCGTGCGCGAAGATGCCGCGGCGATGCAGGTCCCGCTCGATGCGGTTTTGTTTCACTCTTCGGCCGACGATCGAACTCCGCGCCACCTCGAAACGGCCGACGACTTCGCCGGCCTCGCCGCGCGGCTGAATGCCGACGACGTCCGGCCCGAAGACGTTCTCGTACTCTACCTGCAAACGCACGGCGTCGGCCTCGACGGTGATCGGCGTGGTCGTGAATGAGTTTCCCCGTTTACTGCGCGACGAGGTCGAGCGCACCGACGACCCGAACCTGTGGGTCCTAAGCGATTGCGCTCCGCTCGAGCGCGGGCACCTTGCCACCCTGGTGCGGCAAACGATCTTCGGCCATTTTTCGTCGCGCGCTCTGCAAGGCGAAGCCGACTCGAACGCCGACCGCTTGCTCGACATCGGCGAACTGTTTCGCTTCGTGCAAGCCAACGTCGCCCACTGGGTCGCCGATGCGACGGCCGGCGTGGCACGCCAAACGCCGATGTTGCTGTGCGGCCGAGCGTTGAAGGAGCCGCCGAGTTCGTACCCGGTGCTGCTCGCAGTCGCGGCGTTGCAACAGAACGAGCCGAAGGATGCGGCGAAAGATGCGGCAAAGCCGGCCGAGCCGGTAGCCGCCGCGCCGGCTCCTGCGCCCCCGATTGCCGAGCCGACGGCCACCGCAACACCCGCGCCTACGATAGCCTCTCCCACGGCGGCAGCCACGGCCGACGCGAAGCCCGCTGCGCCGGCCGCACCCCTCGACCCCAACGCGCTGCCGACGATCAAACTCCCCGACCCCGCGCTCACGGCCGCGCCGCTGCCGCCGGCGATCAAGCCCCTCACGGTCGAGATGCCGAAGCAGGAAATGAAGAGCGAGGCTTTGCTCGCGCTCGGCCGGCAGATGCAAGTCGCGATCGAAGATCGCAGCCGCGGGGCTGCGGTTCCCGTCGACTTCGGGCCGCAATGGTGGCGCGCCGCGCGCTCGGAGTTCCGCAGCCTCGAACGAATGCAAGCCGACCCGAGCGTCGATGCGCGCGTGAAGGAAATCTCGATCCGCCGCGCGGTCACGTCGCTCGGCGAGTTCGCCAACGGCCGACCGCTGACGACCGGCGATGAAGCCCTGCGCAAGCTCGAAGCGCTCCGCGGTTCGGTCGCGCCGCCGACGGAAGAGTTGCGAACCTGGGCTCTGGTCGAACGAGCCGTTTCCGAAGGGGCCGCGCAACCGTCGGCCGACTTGAAAGAGTTGATCACCGCGCTCGACGCAGCCTTTGCCGCCGACACCTCGACCGCATTCGACGCGCTGGCCGCAAAGGCTTGGTCGCCGGTCGCCGAGCGCTATGAAGAATTCCATTTCGCCCGACGACTGGGACGCGCCGCAGATGTCTCTTGGACGACACGCCGCCTCGCTTGGCATACCTGCCGCGAAGGGGAACGGGCCGGGGCCGAAGACCAACCGCGCACGTCGCTCCAAAATGCCGATCGACTCCGCGAAACGGCCCGGCGCGAAATGTTCGACCAAGTCGACGACGATTGGATTCGCCAAGCCGATCGCGCTTTTCGCGACGCTTTAGAACTCTATCGCCTGGCGCAACGGGCGGCCGACGAACGCCGCCGCTCGTCGCAAGTGCGCAACGACGCGCTCTACCGCGCCTCCGAGTACGTTCGCTGGGTTCACGACGGCGAGGGAGACACGATCTGCGCGCCGCGCCACGACGACGTCCTTCGCTTTCTCCTGTTACTGGCCGAATTCACCGAGCTCTTGGAACAGGGGCCCGAGGCTTCGTACGACGATCTCCTGCCGCGCCGCGAACGGCTGGAAGCTCTCGTCGCGGCGATCGAAGCCCCGCTCGGTCCGCCGGCGGTCGACGCTCTCGTCCGGCCGGGCTCGCCCGTTCCTGCACTGCGGCATCGGATCGAAGTGTTGCTCAGGTCGGGCCTAGCGAGCATCACTGCCCGCACACGATTGGAAGAAGCGCTCCTGCGACTCGATGCCGACGCGCCGAAGATCGCGGCGGTGCGCGAGCTGCCGACGACGTTCGACTTCGCCCGCAACCCGACGCCGCACGACTGGCGCTCGGCGCTGCGCTTTTGCGTTCTGGTCACGAGGCTCTCGCGGCTGACGCTCATTGACGGCAAATCCACCGCGAAGCTGTTCGAAGTGGTGAGTGAAAAGAAGTGGGAGCTGG
It encodes the following:
- a CDS encoding DUF6331 family protein: MFGSAMKLEPPLANLIARCQTICVAECCGVDAYDFSPIQIASYLTMYRGAPDDSDVQTLRGQIDALRANYGVAGASSQGVSLEEMNQGFSGEQIEGLASELLANLDVALSLIEKSEGLRYRTA
- the vgrG gene encoding type VI secretion system tip protein VgrG; this translates as MSVHEITTAVSGTTFFFWRMHVREELGRPFQLDLEMFCEKADVSAEKMLGTTATLKITKPGGGERYFNGLVSRFAYAGNRGRYQVYHLTLRPWLWFLTRTSDCRIFQQMKVPDIIEKVFRDKNGFTDFKRSLSGTYRNWEYCVQYRESDFDFVSRLMEQEGIYYYFEHVDGKHTLVLADSPNAHSTMDGGGELPYRGGGDGRIGQDHLHEWLRYQEVQTAAYVIQDYDFKKPKADLEVRSQVTRQHALASYEAYDYPGEYVETAEGTEYVKARIEELQSQHLRGVGVGSSYDVAVGKKFKLVDFARASENIEYLVVAADYQIESGEVEQFSADSQNRFDVKLETIDAAQSFRARRTTQKPVVAGPQTAVVVGKSGEEIWTDNYGRVKVQFYWDREGKNDENSSCWIRVAQVWAGKTWGAIHIPRMGQEVIVEFLEGDPDRPIITGRVYNNDEMPPYALPDNATQSGIKSRSSKEGTAENFNELRFEDKKGEEEVYFHAEKNFNRVVENNDTLKVGFIKKDKGDQTVEIHNNQKTVIGNSESEDGSQTIEVWKNRTETVKEGDETVTVSKGNRVVTISKGNETLLVSEGNREATVSKGNDTLTVSTGNLTIKVAAGKVEMEAAVSIELKCGASSIKIEPAKITLHAAEIAVTGDAKVAVAAAMVDVSGSGMVKIAGGIVKIN
- a CDS encoding FHA domain-containing protein — its product is MKASLEVLIADRVVRRIELREGQVVQFGRTDWADFSFRDDAAMADVHFAIECRHDACRLKALVTDRDTLVNGEKVEEAVLHTADRISAGLSTFLVTIEGEAAPLGAIVAGAAIAATPPATDFVNLCRYLGLDEALPFAETKPHQSRDELLQALIAAQQYSAAARLYAHWLPKPAAVWWGCLCVRESCGNALPKPQESAWEAAKNWVGKQDEATRREAENALEMAAYSGPGGMLASAAFATGGSIAPAGLEDLPPDPRMTGHAVRTALIFASVFGDARQAPARWRWFLVLAAEVTAGKITLPEAR